From one Montipora capricornis isolate CH-2021 chromosome 10, ASM3666992v2, whole genome shotgun sequence genomic stretch:
- the LOC138021322 gene encoding substance-K receptor-like: MTNYSSDQKNGTIYEEKLTTFSPSACIAWFAILCTEGVAIVTINALAIIVYLKEPSLRRRSMYLVINLAVADMCVGGISLSTDLFISGRSCRLWKKYLSPAGESILISVLSVFIAASVTNLTAISLERMHASFRPLKHRVIQNWIFGAAVAAVWCIAASFSAFMSLDFIFTFLNSPGVFYLYLSSLVCCVFIILVSYSAIVVKIYFGKRPQHHGAVSRERKLTKTLFIVTVVSLTLTLPYIFFWFLIFSKRPFWAFSSQTLHLRFFLVSLAYANSVVNPILYAFRIPEFAKAMFKLLGCKSRA; this comes from the coding sequence ATGACGAATTATTCCTCTGATCAGAAAAATGGAACGATTTATGAAGAAAAGCTGACGACTTTTTCCCCATCAGCGTGCATAGCGTGGTTTGCAATTCTCTGCACGGAGGGTGTTGCTATAGTAACAATCAATGCCCTCGCAATCATTGTCTACCTAAAAGAGCCCAGTCTTCGCAGGCGCAGCATGTACCTGGTGATCAACCTGGCAGTTGCAGACATGTGTGTTGGGGGAATCTCGCTAAGCacagatttatttatttcgggACGTTCTTGCAGGCTATGGAAAAAATACTTGTCGCCCGCAGGGGAAAGCATTTTAATTTCTGTGCTCTCCGTCTTTATAGCGGCATCGGTGACAAACCTCACTGCTATTTCTTTAGAGCGGATGCACGCCTCGTTTCGTCCATTGAAGCACAGAGTTATCCAAAATTGGATCTTTGGAGCAGCTGTTGCGGCCGTTTGGTGTATCGCTGCCTCATTCTCTGCGTTCATGTCCTTGGACtttatttttacctttttaaacAGTCCCGGagtgttttatttgtatttgtcATCATTGGTTTGTTGtgtttttattatccttgtttctTACTCAGCGATCGTTGTGAAAATATATTTCGGGAAACGTCCTCAGCACCATGGCGCGGTTTCCAGAGAAAGAAAGCTGACTAAAACACTGTTCATTGTGACGGTTGTATCGCTAACGTTGACGCTACCATACatatttttttggtttcttattttttcaaaacgacCTTTTTGGGCGTTTTCCAGTCAAACGCTTCATTTGCGTTTCTTTCTGGTCTCCTTAGCTTATGCCAACTCAGTGGTAAATCCAATTTTATATGCCTTCAGAATACCAGAGTTTGCGAAAGCCATGTTTAAATTGTTAGGCTGTAAATCACGTGCTTAG